From Pogoniulus pusillus isolate bPogPus1 chromosome 17, bPogPus1.pri, whole genome shotgun sequence, the proteins below share one genomic window:
- the LOC135182771 gene encoding uncharacterized protein LOC135182771 has product MQPGDIVLVPIEDWRHLHFLFKHAAVYLGDGEVIHFQGRGDKNGVGVASKQGFEAMKKERGKYKIYRKRGGIDLDEFQSRVKEAMNSEAKYHTVYNNCIHFALWLLGLGNFYHKPVEIPREDGKEEAMASTSVRQYEMTKFLLHKRTPGHGEVFDVVPEGEVQPGDILLFPTEDSGSLGSFFRHAAVYRGDGDVIHFQGMAGKRDSGRVTMEDLEAMRRERGEWRIYRKRGGIDRGDFRRKVREAVNRDSSADLPYNNCIHFALWLLGLDNIYLQLVEIPNEGGRRRLCGAP; this is encoded by the exons atgcagcctggGGACATTGTGCTTGTCCCCATAGAGGACTGGCGCCACCTCCACTTTCTCTTCAAGCACGCAGCTGTGTACCTTGGGGATGGAGAGGTCATACACTTCCAGG GACGCGGTGATAAGAATGGGGTGGGTGTGGCCAGCAAGCAAGGCTTCGAGGCtatgaaaaaggaaagagggaaatacAAGATTTACCGGAAAAGAGGTGGGATCGACCTGGATGAAttccagagcagagtcaaggagGCGATGAACAGCGAAGCCAAGTACCACACAGTCTATAACAACTGCATCCACTTTGCCCTCTGGCTTCTGGGCTTGGGGAACTTCTACCATAAACCA GTGGAAATCCCAAGGGAAGATGGCAAAGAAGAGGCT ATGGCAAGCACTTCT GTAAGGCAGTATGAGATGACTAAATTTCTGCTGCACAAGAGAACTCCTGGCCATGGGGAGGTCTTTGATGTTGTGCCAGAGGGAGAAGTGCAGCCTGGGGACATCCTGCTCTTCCCCACGGAGGACTCTGGCTCCCTTGGCTCATTCTTCAGGCACGCAGCTGTGTACCGTGGGGATGGAGACGTCATACACTTCCAGG GAATGGCTGGCAAGAGAGACAGCGGCCGGGTCACCATGGAAGACTTGGAGGCcatgagaagggaaaggggggaatGGCGGATTTACCGGAAAAGAGGTGGGATCGACCGCGGCGACTTCCGCAGAAAGGTCAGGGAGGCAGTGAACAGGGACAGCAGTGCCGACCTGCCCTACAACAACTGCATCCACTTTGCCCTCTGGCTTCTGGGCTTGGACAACATCTACCTGCAACTG GTGGAAATCCCTAATGAAGGTGGCAGAAGAAGGCT GTGTGGTGCTCCGTGA